The DNA region CAATAAATGGTTTTCATTCTTTTCTAGTACAATTATATAGAGCTGATCTATCTTATGTTGAACCGTCTAGCATTCTAAAATTTATATATTTGTGTATAATAGAAGCATTGAAAACTTACTTAGCTGCACAGGCTAGCTCTTCGGAGAAAGATAAAACCTGAATGAGACAAAAATCGTCTCAGTCATGTTTTCCTATTTTTCAGTCAGAGCTGGAAGAGCCTGTTCCGCTTTTAAAATTATAAGGAGGTTTCCCCATGAGAAACTGGACACCAATCAAGGAATATGATGAAATTTTATTTGAACAAGAAGGTAAAGTGGCGAAGATCACGATCAATCGTCCTCATGTACACAATGCATTTACTCCAAAAACAGTGATGGAAATGATCGATGCATTCAATATCAGTCGAGATAGACAAGATATTGGTGTGATTATTTTGACAGGAGCTGGAGATAAAGCTTTTTGCTCTGGTGGAGACCAAAAAGTTCGTGGACATGGCGGTTATGTCGGTGAAGATAGTGTGCCGCGTTTGAATGTGTTAGATTTACAGCGTTTGATTCGTGTGATCCCTAAACCCGTTATTGCGATGGTCAAAGGATATTCTATCGGTGGTGGTAATGTCCTACAGCTGGTTTGTGATTTGACGATTGCTGCAGACAATGCAAAATTTGGTCAAACAGGCCCGAATGTCGGTAGTTTTGACGGCGGTTATGGTTCTGGTTATTTGGCACGTGTGATCGGTCATAAAAAGGCGAAAGAAGTTTGGTTCTTATGTAAACAATATTCTGCTGAAGAAGCGTTAGATATGGGCTGGATCAATACAATTGCTCCATTAGACCAAGTAGAAGATGTCACGATGGATTGGGCGCATGAAATGTTGAAGAAAAGTCCGTTGGCGCTGCGTATGATCAAAGCCTCTTTGAATGCAGATACAGATGGTCTTGCAGGTATTCAGCAATTAGCTGGAGACGCGACGTTACTTTACTATACAATGGACGAAGCAAAAGAAGGACGCGATTCCTTCAAAGAAAAACGTGATCCTGATTTCGATCAATTTCCTAAGTTTCCATAAAGGGTGAGAAAAATGAGTAGTTGGCTTCAAAAACAAGTAAATGAACGACCGGATCATCCTGCTTTTTACTGGCAGGATGAAGTATGGTCATTTTTTGAAGTAGCAGAAGAAGTTCAAAAATGGGCAGCTGGATACTCTGCAAATATTCCGCAAACAGAGAAACGTATTGCTCTTTTTAGCCGAAATTCAAAAGAGATGTATTTTTCGATCCTAGCATTATGGGAATTAGGTAAAGAGATCGTTTTTTTGAATACGCATTTAAGCCTTCAAGAACTTCAATATCAATTGACAGATGCCAAAGTAAAAATAGTGATTACGGCAACTGAATATTTATCAGTAGTTGCAGACTTGAACCAAGTGAACATCCTTGAAATGAAACGTGGAGATGTTTCGGTTCTTGATCAAAAACAAATGGAACTAAATTATCAGCTTGAGATGCCAGCTTCGATCATGTATACATCTGGTACAACAGGGAAACCTAAAGGGGTTGTTCAGCGTTTTAGCAACCATCTTGCCAGTGCTTTGGGCACACAAGAGAATATGGGGATTACCGCAGCTGATTGTTGGCTTTGTCCAGTACCACTATTTCATATTAGCGGACTATCGATCGTGATTCGTCAATTGGTTCTGGGGTGCAGCTTTCGCTTGTATAGTAAATTTGATGCTAAAAATATAACCAAAGATTTGACTGAAGGTAGAGGAACTGTGATTTCCGTTGTGGCTGTGATGCTGAGAGAGCTACTGGAGTATTACCCTAAAGCGGGTTACAGTAAAGAATTTAAAGCAATGCTTCTG from Enterococcus sp. 9D6_DIV0238 includes:
- the menB gene encoding 1,4-dihydroxy-2-naphthoyl-CoA synthase — encoded protein: MRNWTPIKEYDEILFEQEGKVAKITINRPHVHNAFTPKTVMEMIDAFNISRDRQDIGVIILTGAGDKAFCSGGDQKVRGHGGYVGEDSVPRLNVLDLQRLIRVIPKPVIAMVKGYSIGGGNVLQLVCDLTIAADNAKFGQTGPNVGSFDGGYGSGYLARVIGHKKAKEVWFLCKQYSAEEALDMGWINTIAPLDQVEDVTMDWAHEMLKKSPLALRMIKASLNADTDGLAGIQQLAGDATLLYYTMDEAKEGRDSFKEKRDPDFDQFPKFP
- a CDS encoding o-succinylbenzoate--CoA ligase yields the protein MSSWLQKQVNERPDHPAFYWQDEVWSFFEVAEEVQKWAAGYSANIPQTEKRIALFSRNSKEMYFSILALWELGKEIVFLNTHLSLQELQYQLTDAKVKIVITATEYLSVVADLNQVNILEMKRGDVSVLDQKQMELNYQLEMPASIMYTSGTTGKPKGVVQRFSNHLASALGTQENMGITAADCWLCPVPLFHISGLSIVIRQLVLGCSFRLYSKFDAKNITKDLTEGRGTVISVVAVMLRELLEYYPKAGYSKEFKAMLLGGGPIAPAALEQCERNKIPVIQSYGMTETCSQVVALSFEDASKKIGSAGKPLKGMQIKIIAENGKQAPANNVGEILLKGKNVIRNYLNGEQWQIEKWTADGWFKTGDMGYLDNEGYLYLVSRLSELIISGGENIYPTEIEHILQEFPGVKEVAVIGESDQKWGAVPVAYIVGDPTITIGKINEFAKQHLAKYKCPKRLYLCNCLPRTASGKLAKHRLTTEEREAFLSK